CTGGCCCGCTTTTCAAGCAACCCCTTATTCCCATGACTATACTTTCACTCACAGACTATACCCTGAGATAAATACCGAACTGTTTATGAAATCTGCTGAACAAATGAAGGGTTTACTAAAAGAAGCAGATGTATTAATGGATCACATAACAAATTCCTCAGAATGGACCGCAGAACTTATGAAGGCAGCTCAGCAATCAAATAAAAGTGAAGTAATTCAATTACTAAAGTCTACAGGTGTTCAGTCAAAGATGGACGTAAGTTACACGCCAGATGGACTAAACATTATGTTATATACTTCTGTTGGAGATTTAGATTGCGGTCACTTGAGGATATCGATTCGCTGGAGATAATCTAAATGGGATGAAATATAAAAACCCATGAAACTAGCTTTCTAGTTTCATGGGTTTTAATGAGGACAAATACCTGTCAAAAAATCAGGCGTTTTTATATTTTTCTTAATGCCCAAGCGAGCGCATGATAAATTCGATGAGAAAGACCATGGCGATGAGTACGACAGGGGTAGAAAGCTCACGCTGCTTCCCAATGGCAAATTTCACAATCGGGTATGCAATAAATCCAAACGCCATTCCATCAGCGATGGAGTAGGTGAAAGGAATCATCACAATAATCAGAAAAGCAGGCATGGCTTCTGATAGTTCATCCAGTGGGATCTCTTTAATATTTTGAACCATTAACGCACCAACTATGATTAAAATCGGGCTGATAGCTGTCGAAGGAACCATTGAGATCCAGGGAATTAAGAACAGGGTTCCAATAAACAGGATCGCCATTGTCAAAGCGGCTCTTCCGGTTTTACCACCTGAAGCGATTACTGCCGCGCTTTCAGCAGATGAGACAGTAGGAGACGTTCCTAAAAACCCACTGCTTAACGCAGAAAAAGAAGCGGCTTGAAAGGATCGTTTAAACTTTCCTTTCTGTTCAAGCATTCCGAGCTGTCCATGAATCAATCCCATATTCTCGAAAATAAGAACAATGGCAAGTGGGAATACAGCCATCCAAAATCCGAAATCACTAAGTCCTGAGAAGTCAGGGATAAATACCCAGGATTGTTCATCAAGAGATATCATGGAGCCTGGGGCCTCAAGAATTCCAGTGAAGTGGGCAATAATCGTTCCTACGATCATGGTTACAAGAAAATTACCTGGAACGTTCCGTGTAAAAAGAAAAATCCCGATAAACAAGGTGATCAGGCTCGTGATCACAACGGCTGAAGATGGGTTTCCTAGACTAATTAAGGAATATTCCCCACGAACAACGAGTCCGCCTTTCTCTAGCCCAATCAGTGTCAGAAACAGACCAAGCCCTACAGTGATCGCGTGCTTTAAAGATTCGGGAATTGCGTGCTTAAGCCAGTCTCCAAGTCTGGTAAAAGCTGTTATTAAAAACAGCAGGGAAGCGATACATACGACGGCCAGTCCTTCTTGAAAGCTAAGACCGCTCCCTTCGACAATCGAGTAGGCAAATAAGGCGTTAACCCCCATACCTGGAATGAGAACCATAGGCGCATTCGCGTATATGGCCATGATCAAACAGCCAATCGCACTGGCAAGAATAGTGGCTACCATCCCGCTCTCGAGCGGAAGTCCGGCACTCTCTAGTATCTGACTGTTAACGGCTACGATATAAACCGTGGTAAAGTACCCGATCAGTCCGGCTGTCCACTCTTTCTTCCAGCTGACGTTTTGAGTCTGGTGATTGAACATTTCAATCTCCTCTATGAAATTATCCCTCTCCCGCCCGGCTACCGAGTAACCCACAAATTTTTATTCTACTCTTCTCCAACCTTTCTATCAAGTTTATCTGTTCTTTTTTGTAAATAGTAAGCTGTTAGATTAGGATTGTGATAAAATATAGTAGGATCAAATTGCGAAAGTAAGCGTTTTCTTATTGGAAACCAAGAGAGAAAATAGGGATGGTGAAAGAAATGAAATATAGATCAGTATTCGATATTATCGGTCCGGTTATGATTGGACCGTCCAGTTCACATACGGCTGGAGCAGCTCGGATTGGAAGAGCCGCCCGTCATCTATTTGGCAGAGAGCCAAAGTATGCGAATGTCCACTTGTATGGTTCATTTGCAAAAACCTATAAAGGTCACGGAACGGATGTGGCCATAATTGGCGGATTGTTGGATTATGACACATATGACGAACGAATTCGGGATGCTTTAAAAACAGCTCGAAAAAATGGCATGAAGGTGCGTTTTTATGAAGAAGAAGCACATACGGACCATCCGAATACGGCACGTCTAAAAATAGGTGATGACGACGGTGAACTTGAGCTTGTCGGAATCTCAATTGGCGGGGGTAAAGCGGAAATTACCGAACTGAATGGATTTGAATTACGGTTATCCGGGAGTCATCCTGCTATCCTTCTAATTCACAATGATCGATATGGTGCCATTGCATCCTCTACAGCCATTTTAGCTAAACATGAAATTAATATCGGACGTATGGAAGTCTCGAGAAAAGCTCAGGGCGAACAGGCACTTATGGTCATAGAAGTGGATCAGAATATTGATGATTCCGTCTTAAGTGAGCTTGAACGTGCCGATCACATTACCCAGGTGGCGAAAATATCCGACTAACATTTATTCAGGGAGGGTTTATCTATGTTTCGAAATGTTGCCGAGCTAGTTGAGCTAGCTGAAAGTGAAAATATACAAATCTCAGAAGTTATGATCAGACAGGAGATGGAAGTTAAAGAGTTAACGAGAGAAGAAGTTTATCAACATATGGAAAAAAACCTGGAGGTTATGGAAAAAGCGATCGAAGATGGTTTGAAAGGGGTAAAATCCCACAGTGGACTGACTGGTGGAGACGCTGTTCTTATCCAGAATTACATGAAAAATCATACACCTCTCTCGGGTAATTTACTTATGGATGCCGTTAGTAAAGCAGTGGCTACCAATGAAGTTAATGCAGCGATGGGGACCATTTGTGCCACCCCCACGGCAGGGAGCGCGGGGTGTGTCCCGGGCACTTTATTTGCTGTGAAAAACCAGCTGAACCCAACACGGGACCAAATGGTACGTTACCTGTTTACTTCGGGTGCCTTTGGTTTTGTAGTCGCGAACAATGCATCGATATCTGGAGCTGCCGGAGGCTGTCAGGCTGAAGTAGGCTCAGCAGCGGGAATGGCGGCTGCTGCTATTGTGGAAATGGCAGGAGGGACGCCTTCTCAGTCAGCAGAAGCGATGGCCATTACCCTGAAGAATATGCTAGGTTTAATATGTGATCCCGTTGCGGGTCTGGTGGAGGTTCCTTGTGTGAAAAGAAATGCTATGGGAGCTTCAAATGCCGTTGTGGCAGCAGACATGGCCCTGGCAGGAGTGACCAGTCGTATTCCTTGCGATGAAGTAATCGATGCGATGTATAAAGTTGGTCAGCGTATGCCTTCAGCTTTTCGTGAAACTGCTCAAGGCGGCCTTGCTGCCACTCCTACGGGAAGAGAATTAGAAGCAAAAGTATATGGAATTTCGTTGAAGAAAGAGTGAATAGTGTGTTAACCCAATCGATTAGTGAATTAAAAGGAATTGGAGAGAAACTGGAATCACAGTTGAATGAACTTGGTCTTTTTACGATAGAGGATCTTCTGTTTTATTTCCCGTTTCGGTACGATTCTTATGAAGTCAAACCATTAACTGAATTGACCCATAATGAAAAAGCTACGATCGAAGGGGAGGTTGTTTCTGAACCTTCCCTTAGCTTTTTTGGCCGGAAAAAATCCCGATTAACGTTTACACTCCAAGTGGAGCAGTTTGCTGTAAAAGCTGTTATGTTCAACCGGGCTTTTGCGAAAAAACAGCTTCATGCAGGAGATACAGTGACGGTTACAGGGAAGTGGGATCAACAGAGGCTGCAGATCACTGTCAGCCAGTTTAAGAAAGGTGAATCCAAAAGTCAGGCCCCGATTCAGCCTGTCTATACTTTAAAAGAAGGAGTACCCCTTACTACTCTTCGAAAGTACATTAAGGCTTCAATTGATGCCTATGAACATGAGATACCTGAAATTCTGCCTGAGGAACTACAGCGGGCGTACAAGTTGCCCGAACGCCCGCAAGCTATTCGGCAGATGCATTACCCTGATAATAGAATCATGTTAAAGCACGCCAAGCGCAGGTTCATATATGAGGAGTTTCTCATTTTTCAGCTTAAAATGCAGTTGTTGAGAAAACATCATCGGGAGTCAACTACAGGGAACGCCCAGTCTTATGACAATGGTAAACTAACCTCTTTTGTTCAGGCCCTTCCATTTGAATTGACTCAGGCGCAGAAGCGTTCTCTTGCGGAAATTCTGAAAGACATGAAAAATCCTCACCGAATGAATCGTCTCCTTCAGGGTGATGTAGGATCTGGTAAAACGGCAGTGGCTGCCATTGCTCTTTATGCCTCAATTACCGCAGGGAAACAGGGAGCGCTTATGGTTCCGACGGAAATCCTTGCGGAGCAGCATTTTCAGTCGCTTATGGAAATGTTTGAAGGTCGTGCTACTGTCGCTCTCCTAACCGGATCGATTAAAGGAAAAAAGCGTCGTGAGATCTTAGAATCCGTTCGGGCAGGGGATATTGATATATTAATTGGGACCCACGCACTGATTCAGGATGAAGTCGAGTTTCATGATTTGGGTTTTGTTATTGTTGATGAACAGCATCGTTTTGGAGTCCGTCAGCGGAGAACACTGAGAGATAAAGGACTTTATCCCGATGTTCTATTTATGACGGCGACCCCAATACCAAGGACACTTGCGATTACAGCATTTGGGGACATGGATGTGTCTGTGATTGATGAAATGCCGGCAGGAAGAAAGCCGGTAGAAACTTACTGGGTAAAGGGAGAAATGACAGATAGGGTGTTATCGTTTATTCAGAAAGAAATTGATCAAGGACACCAGGCGTATGTGATCTGCCCGCTGATTGAAGAATCGGACCAGTTGGATATTCAAAACGCCGTGGAACTATATAACCAGCTCTCCTCTGTTTATGAGCCCAATATACCTGTGGGACTGATGCATGGAAGGCTCCACAATGAAGAAAAAGAGGAAGTCATGCAAGAATTTGCTGAAAACCGATTAAAAGTCCTTGTCTCAACTACAGTCGTGGAAGTTGGAGTTAACGTGCCGAACGCAACGGTGATGGTAATTTATGATGCGGAGCGCTTTGGTCTTTCCCAGCTTCACCAGTTACGTGGGAGAGTAGGGCGCGGGTCAGATCAGAGTTATTGCATTTTACTTGCCGACCCTAAAGGTGATGTAGGGAAAGAGCGGATGAGAATCATGACAGAAACGACAGATGGATTTGAACTTTCGGAGCAGGACTTGAAACTTAGGGGTCCGGGTGATTTCTTCGGAAGAAAGCAGAGCGGTATGCCGGAATTTAAGGTAGCGGATATGGTTCATGACTACCGTGCTCTTGAAACAGCACGCCGCGATGCGGCTGAAATCATCACAGAAGAGCGGCTGGACAAGGATAGTCGTTACCGTCCTTTAAGAGATCTTATTTATCAGGATAAACAAATAATGGGTGAAGTTCTGGATTAGTCAGTTTCTCTCACATATTCTACTTCCGCTCCTCATATGAAACATCATAGATGCTTCGAAGTCTTGATGAAAGCTGGTGGTAGAATGGTTAAAGCGCAACGGCTTAACTACGGGGACCGAGTAGGAGTCATAGCCCCCGCTGGACCTCCAATAGAAGAGGATCTGAAAAGAGGTTTGGACGTTTTACGTTCTTTAGGACTCGATCCTGTACTAGGCGCCCATGTGCTTAATCAGGACCATACTTTTTCATATTTAGCTGCTCGTGATGAAGCAAGGTTAGAGGATTTGCATCGCATGTTTCTGGACCCCTGCATTAAGGCTGTGTTTTGCGCACGCGGGGGATATGGTACGGCACGGCTTGCTCCTTATCTTGATTATTCAATGATCAGTTGCAACCCAAAGGTGTTTTGGGGGTACAGTGATATTACTTATCTACACACCGCCATCTATAAATACAGTAATTTAGTTACTTTCCACGGACCTATGGTAGCTTCTGATCTAGGACGAACTCCCCTGAATAATGAAACCATCCTCTCCTTAGGTCAACTTTTTATGCCGAAGAATATAACTTTCCGTTATCCTGAATTTCCTTTTAATTCAATTCAGAACGGTAAAGCAGAGGGGATACTTGTAGGAGGAAATCTGACTGTACTTGCTGATTCAATGGGCACCGAGTTTGAACTGAATACAGATGACAGAATTCTATTTATTGAAGAAATTAATGAGCCGGCCTACAGAATTGATGCTATGCTTCTACAACTGCAGCTCGCAGGAAAGTTCGCTCATGTTAAAGGGGTTATTCTTGGTGATTTCAACCTCAAGGTTTCTGAGCTAGCTGAGACTCAAAAGGTACTACGCCAGTTCTTCATGCCTTACAAATTTCCTGTCTTGCAAGGATTCCCTTCCGGACATTGTACACCCAATTATGGTATTCCTTTAGGAACAAGAGTGCACTTAGATACGACTGCTCTATTGTTACAAGTTGAAGCAGGGGTAAACTGAGCTGCCATTGGTCGATACATGATCCTTGCGAAATTGATTTTGGTATTATATATTACTATTAGTACCTAGTCATAAAGCGACTGCTTTTGATTAATTGGACGGTGGAATTACGATGAAGAAGTCTAAAAAGATGAGGCAAAAAGAGTTGAAGGAGACGCTTGAGGTTTCGCCATTTACCACGGACGAGGAACTCGCTCGACGCTTTGGAGTCAGCATCCAAACCATTCGATTGGACCGCATGGAAATGTCTATTCCAGAATTGAGAGAAAGAATTAAATCAGTAGCTACCCAGGAATGGAATGAGACTGTAAAAGCCCTGCCGATTGAAGAAGTCATTGGTGAAGTTGTTGACTTAGAGCTGGATGAACGAGCCATTTCTATTTTAGATATTAGACCAGAGCACGTGTTTTCCAGAAATAATATAGCAAGAGGTCATCACCTCTTTGCTCAGGCAAATTCATTGGCAGTGGCCGTAATCAATGATGAACTTGCTTTAACCGCTCGCTCGGATATTCATTTTCGTAGACAAGTGAAACTTGGTGAGCGTGTCGTTTCAAAAGCCAATGTAGAAGGGAAAGATTCCAGGGGTCACACCATTGTGAACGTTCAGAGTTACGTTGGAAATGAAGAAGTGTTTGCGGGCACATTTGAGATGTTCCGTTCGAATCAATAGAAGGAGGATCAATTTATGAAACTAGCTATTGATGCTATGGGCGGGGATCACGCACCAGAAGCCATCGTGAAAGGGGCTGTTCATGCGGCTGAAACGATTAAAGGTGTCGAAATCACTTTAGTCGGAGATCAAGAACAGATTACCCCTTTTCTAAAAGGACAGTCTAATATTAAAGTGATACATACAACAGAAGTGATTACTTCGGAAGATGAGCCTGTCAGGGCTGTCCGAAGGAAAAAAAATGCTTCCATGGTTTTAATGGCTAAGGAAGTGAAAGAAGGAAGAGCAGATGGTTGTGTGTCTGCAGGTAACACGGGAGCATTAATGAGCGCCGGTCTTTTTGTAGTGGGACGAATGGAAGGAGTAGAGCGCCCAGCTCTAAGCCCAACATTACCTACCCAGGACGGTCAGGGTTTCTTAATGCTTGATGTGGGTGCCAATGTAGATGCAAAGCCTGAGCACCTTCTGCAATACGCGGTTATTGGTTCCATTTATGCAGAAAACGTACGAAAAATTTCCAAGCCGCGTGTAGGATTGCTCAATGTAGGGACTGAAGATGGAAAAGGGACAGACCTTACTAAAAAAACGTTCCAGCTTTTGAAAGAGGCCCCAATTAATTTCATTGGAAATGTAGAAGCTCGTGACCTTCTGGATGGTGCGGCGGATGTCGTCGTAACGGATGGATTCACCGGGAATATAGCACTTAAGACCATAGAAGGAACGGCAATGACCATGTTTTCTATGATGAAGAAAACGTTCATGAGCAATCTTAAGACAAAAATTGCTGCAGGATTAGCCAAAAATGACCTGAGAAAACTTAAAGGTCAGCTGGATTATTCAGAGTATGGAGGGGCAGGGCTGTTCGGCCTGGCAGCGCCTGTGATTAAAGCGCATGGCTCCTCTAACGAACGGGCCGCTTATAACGCTATCCGCCAGGCTTGTGAAATGATCGAACTTGATGTCACTCAAACCATCTCGAATACACTGAAGACCATTCAATCAGAGGAGGAAGAAAAGTGAAAAAAACAGCTTTTATTTTTCCAGGACAGGGATCGCAAGAAGTAGGAATGGGTAAAGCAATGTATGACTTCTATCCTTCTGTGAAAAAAATGTTTGATGATGCCGATGACGTACTCGGTTATTCATTGACTACACTTATGTTCGAAGGGCCCCAGGAAGAACTAACTAAAACGGAGAACGCTCAGCCAGCTTTATTGCTGAATAGTGTAGCTATTAACCACGTCTTAAAAGAAGAAGGTATCAAACCTTCTATGACAGCGGGACATAGTCTAGGCGAATATAGTGCTCTTGTAGCTTCCGGTTCCCTTGACCCCATGGCGGCTGTGCAGCTGGTGCATACGCGCGGAAAGTTGATGGAAGAAGCTTATCCAACCGGAAAAGGTTCAATGGCGGCTGTATTGGGGATGTCTCAAGAGGAAATCGAGAAAGTTCTGGAAGGGTTCAATGACGATGAGCCTGTTGACCTGGCGAATATTAATTGCCCTGGGCAAATTGTAATCTCTGGAACAAAAGAGGGAGTATCTCAGGCATCAGAACAGCTGTCCGAAGCTGGAGCTAAGCGTGTACTACCTTTGAATGTGAGTGGACCTTTTCACTCTCGTCTCATGAAACCCGCAAGCGGTGACTTTGCCGACCATTTGTCGAAGAATTCGATTTCGGAAGCGTCTGTACCTGTATATGCGAATGTTACAGCAGGTCCTGTTACAGAAGCAGATGAAATTGAGAAGCTGCTTGTTAAGCAGTTATATTCTCCGGTCCGTTTTCAGCAAATACTTGAAGCATTTGTTGAAGAGGACGTGGATGCCATCGTAGAAATCGGTAACGGAAAAGTCTTGAGCGGACTTGTACGAAAGGTTAAGCGAAGAATGAAAACATTTAATGTGCAGGATCCTGAAACAGTAGACCAATTTATCCAATGGTATAAGGAGGAGTCTTAATGTTACAAGAACAAGCAGCTCTCGTTACCGGGGCTTCCCGTGGAATTGGACGAGCCATTGCTATGGAACTCGCCTCTAAAGGTGCTAAAGTCGCCGTTAACTATGCTGGCAGTGAAGATAAAGCAGAAGCAGTTGTGCAGGAAATTATAGATCAGGGTGGAGAAGCTATCAAAATACAGGCTGATGTAACGAGTGAGGACGACGTTAAACGCATGATTAAAACAGTCGTAGATGAATTCGGCCGCCTTGATATTCTTGTTAATAATGCAGGCATTACGAAAGACAACTTACTTATGAGGATGAAAGAAGAAGAATTCGATTCCGTTATTGATACGAATCTTAAAGGCGTGTTTCTTTGTACCAAAGGCGTAACGCGTCAGATGATGAAACAAAAGTACGGCCGGATCATCAATGTGGCTTCTATCGTAGGGGTTTCAGGAAATGCTGGGCAGGCTAACTATGTAGCTGCAAAAGCAGGGGTGATCGGCATGACGAAATCAAATGCCAAAGAACTTGCTTCAAGGAATATTCAGGTTAATGCAGTTGCTCCGGGTTATATTACTACAGATATGACAGAGGCGCTTACTTTCGAACAAAGAGAACAGATGTTATCCTTAATCCCTCTGAACCGTCTTGGTGAAGCGGCAGACGTTGCTCGTGTTGTCCGTTTTCTAGCTTCAGAAGACGCTGCTTATATGACGGGCCAGACCTTGCATGTTGATGGCGGAATGGTCATGTAAAAATGATATGGTTTTTCGCTTGAAAATTTACTATAATGACTGAAGGGAGGTGAAGTCCAATGGCAGATACATTTGATCGAGTAAAACAAATCATCGTTGATCGTTTAGACGTTGAGGAATCTAAAGTAACAATGGAGGCTTCCTTCAAAGAAGATTTAGAAGCAGACTCTTTAGACGTAGTAGAGCTTGTAATGGAGCTTGAAGATGAGTTTGATATGGAAATCTCAGACGAAGAAGCTGAAAAAATCAATACAGTTGGGAACGCTGTGAATTACATAAACAGTGTGCTATAACCCTTCAAACATGCTGTCTGTGTAAAAGCAGGCAGCCTTTCCTATTGATGAGAAATTTATAGCAAAGGACAAGGTGATTTATGGATGATTTTTCCAGTTTCCAGAAGAGAGTCAATATCCACTTCCAGGATATCTCGTTACTGGAACAAGCTTTCACACATTCATCTTATGTGAATGAGCATCGTAAAACGGAGCGCAAGGATAATGAGCGTCTGGAATTTTTAGGTGATGCTGTTTTGGAATTAGGTGTCTCACAATACTTGTATCGGGAGTATCCTGATATGGCAGAAGGAGAGCTTACCAAGTTCCGCGCTTCTATAGTCTGCGAAGCATCTCTTGTAGATTTCGCTAAAGACCTTAACTTTCATGAGCTTATTTTATTGGGCAAAGGAGAGGAATTAACAGGTGGACGCAACCGGCCGGCCTTGCTCGCTGATGTATTTGAAGCCTTCATTGGTGCTTTGTATTTGGATCAAGGCTTTGAAGAGGTAGTAACATTCTTAGAGAAGTATGTTTACCCTAAGGTTAAAAAAGGTGCTTTTTCTCATGCGATGGATTTTAAAAGTCAGCTACAGGAATTTATTCAGCGGGATAAAAACAGTAAGATTGAATATGAAATTGTAGAAGAAAGAGGACCTGCCCACAGCAGAGAATTTATTGCTCATGTTCGGATCCAGGGAGAAGTTGGTGGAATCGGGGTCGGCAGAACAAAGAAAGAGGCAGAGCAGCGGGCTGCCCAAAAAGCATTAGAAAATCACGGAGCCCTTTCCTGAAAAAAGGACAGGCTAGAACTCGGATGAAGTTCTGGCCTGTCCTTTTTATTATTGAACCTTTTTATTGAGGTTTCCGAAATCTTCCCAATTCTTGAACAAATGTCTGGATCTCTGACACACTTAACTGTCCTTTCATTTGAACAATATCGTGTAATTCCTTAATCTCGTCATACTTCTCTAAATCGTAATCATCCGGGTCCATGATGGTGCGGTTCACAACTTGTAACCGGTCGGCCATATCATTAATAATGAATTCAAGATTCTCGCGCGTAGGTTCTTCTAAACTCAAGACAAATCCTCCTTCAAAGCTCCTAGTATGGGCTAATACATATAATAAAATACTTTTCTGCTTTTTAAAACCCTTTGCTGTAAGGAAAAATTAAAGTTCTTATCGCTCGTCATCACTTCCTACCGTAGGGCGGATGTTTATGATAAAATAAATTAGTTGAGTGAAAGATTGCGAATATACAGGAGGATGAATATGTTCCTCAAACAGTTAGATACCATAGGGTTTAAATCATTTGCTGAAAGAGTAACGGTCGATTTCGTACCGGGCGTCACCTCAGTTGTCGGACCGAACGGAAGCGGCAAAAGTAATATTACGGATGCTATACGCTGGGTGCTGGGAGAGCAGTCAGCCAGATCTCTCAGAGGATCGAAGATGGAAGATATCATTTTCGCAGGCAGTGACACACGAAAAGCGCAGAATATGGCTGAAGTCACTTTGACGCTTGATAATTCTGATCAGACCCTTCCTCTTGATTATCAGGAAGTTAGTGTGATGAGACGAGTGTTTCGTTCGGGAGAAAGTGAATTTTATATTAATAATCAAACATGCAGATTAAAAGATATTGTCGATTTATTTATGGACTCAGGTCTCGGACGTGAGGCTTTTTCCATTATTAGTCAGGGGAAAGTGGAAGAAATTTTAAGCTCGAAAGCGGAAGAGCGGCGCTCGATTTTCGAAGAAGCAGCTGGAGTTTTGAAGTACAAGCAGAGAAAAAAGAAAGCGGAATATAAACTCGCAGAAACTCAGGAGAACTTAAATCGGGTTGAAGATATAATTCATGAAATAGATGGACAGCTTGAACCGCTAAAAGAACAGGCTGCTGTGGCTAAGGACTATTTGGAGAAAAAGGAAGACTTAAAACAAATAGAGGTTTCCCTATTAATCACCCAAATAGAAAATCTTCATGGAGAGTGGCAGGAACTCCTTAAAGAATTGGCTACGGTTAAAGAACAGGAATCAGAACTGCGGTCACATATAGAAGAAAAAGAAACTGCTGTTGTAAAGCAGCGGGACACAATGCAGGCTCTTGATGAATCGATTGAGGATCTACAGGAAACCCTGCTGGTTCTAACTAAAGAGCTGGAAAATCTCGAAGGCAGACGAGAACTTATGAAAGAGCGTCATAAGCACTTTGAAGAGAATAAAACAAAAGTCGAACAGGATTATGAAGAGCTTTCCAGTAAATTGGATGAACTTCAAAAAACAGCTAAGAAGGAAACAAAACAATTAAATGCGTTCAAGAAACAACGAAAGCAGACCAAGGATGATCTTGAGCAGACGAACCAGGCGCTTAGTGAAGATATAGAAGGTATTGAAGATCAGATCGAAGACCTTAAAAGTGATTATATTGATCTTCTGAATGAACAGGCAGCCAAAAGAAATGAAAAGCAGTCTCTCGAAAAGCAGGTATCACAGATCAATTATAAAAAAGGCCATCAACAGACACGCTTCAGTGATCTAAGGGACGAACGAGAAGTCCTCGAAACCAGCTTAACTGAAGCTGTGGAAAATCTGAAGAATATATCCGATCTGCGCGAGAAGAAGGAAAAACATCTAGCCGGCCTTCAAGAAGAACTGGAAGAAAATCAACAATCCTATCAGGAGTGGCAGGAGAAATTATATAAAGGCTACCAATACTTAGAAAAGCTGCGATCGAAAAAAGAAATGCTGGAAGATATGAAGGAAGATTTCTCAGGCTATTATCAGGGTGTTCGTGAAGTATTAAAAGCAAGACAAAACCAGCAGCTTATGAATATTGAAGGTGCTGTACTGGAACTGATCGACATCCCGGGGGATTATTTAACAGCTATTGAGACGGCTCTTGGAGCCCAGGCTCAGCATATTGTTGTTAAAGATGATCAAGCTGGCAGAAAGGCGATTCACTGGCTGAAGAATAATAATAAAGGCCGTGCCACGTTCTTACCTTTAACTTCCATACAGCCGCGTTCCGTACACAACCAAGCGGCTTCAAAACTCCCAGAGCAGGAAGGCTTTGTCGGAGTCGCCGCTGACCTCGTAACGTATGACAGCCGTTTTAAAAAAGCGATCCAACACCTTCTAGGACATA
The Halobacillus halophilus DSM 2266 DNA segment above includes these coding regions:
- the smc gene encoding chromosome segregation protein SMC; the protein is MFLKQLDTIGFKSFAERVTVDFVPGVTSVVGPNGSGKSNITDAIRWVLGEQSARSLRGSKMEDIIFAGSDTRKAQNMAEVTLTLDNSDQTLPLDYQEVSVMRRVFRSGESEFYINNQTCRLKDIVDLFMDSGLGREAFSIISQGKVEEILSSKAEERRSIFEEAAGVLKYKQRKKKAEYKLAETQENLNRVEDIIHEIDGQLEPLKEQAAVAKDYLEKKEDLKQIEVSLLITQIENLHGEWQELLKELATVKEQESELRSHIEEKETAVVKQRDTMQALDESIEDLQETLLVLTKELENLEGRRELMKERHKHFEENKTKVEQDYEELSSKLDELQKTAKKETKQLNAFKKQRKQTKDDLEQTNQALSEDIEGIEDQIEDLKSDYIDLLNEQAAKRNEKQSLEKQVSQINYKKGHQQTRFSDLRDEREVLETSLTEAVENLKNISDLREKKEKHLAGLQEELEENQQSYQEWQEKLYKGYQYLEKLRSKKEMLEDMKEDFSGYYQGVREVLKARQNQQLMNIEGAVLELIDIPGDYLTAIETALGAQAQHIVVKDDQAGRKAIHWLKNNNKGRATFLPLTSIQPRSVHNQAASKLPEQEGFVGVAADLVTYDSRFKKAIQHLLGHIVIAEDLQHANSIAQFLNRKYRIVTLEGDVVNPGGSMSGGAQKKSGQSLFTREKELLELRDNIHEFQSKTEQVEQKVKHLKNETTNQQQEIERVSQEVAELKNEEYEKQSDKREQQVKMDHLNSQLQLFDQDQAQFDQDRHQADNQMSELDKDLKALTQKLENIQKEIDDLTAAKDRQKVDEANLQSRRQELQIQLAEQESSVQNQQEKADRYNQELASVKAELKENREEHKRLMEVFDSNQTEEEVLASIEETKQRKEATSSLIQDRRKERNEHGQEIQRAEQLLKEQKRRQQNFTQDIQQKEVKANRLDVELENLLNYLQEEYVITFEKAKNDYPPVEDVDQASTDVKLIKRSIEELGTVNLGAIEEYDRILERYEFLKGQQEDLLEAKQTLHSVIGEMDGEMQRRFEDTFTKIRAEFEEVFRELFGGGRADLKLTDPENMLETGVDIVAQPPGKKLQNLSLLSGGERALTAIALLFSILRVRPVPFCVLDEVEAALDEANVDRFARFLKEFSADTQFIVITHRKGTMEESDVLYGVTMQESGVSKLVSVRLEETPELLEA